The genomic DNA GGCGACGTGCTCTCGCTGGACATCGAGGAGTGGGACCAGGTGATGGATGTCAACGTCAAGAGCATCGTGCTGGCCAGCCGCGCGGCGATTCCGCACATGATCAAGAGTGGGGGCGGCGCCATCACCAACCTGTCGTCCATCGCCGGGCTGCGGGCGCACTCGCCGCTGGCGTACTCGGTGTCCAAGACGGCCATCATCGGCATCACGCAGACCATGGCGTCCGACCATGGGCGCGACCTCATCCGCGTCAACGCCATCGCGCCGGGGCAGGTCTACACGCCACGGATGGAGATGCGCATGACGGAGTCGCTGCGGGGCCTCCGCGTGGAGACGGCGCCGCTGGGCACGGAGGGCACCGCGTGGGACATCGGCTACGCGAACCTCTACTTGGCGAGCGACGAGGCGCGCTGGGTCACCGGCGTTACCCTGTCCGTCGACGCGGGGCTCGCCGTGACGACACCCGCGACGCAGAACCGCGAACGCAGCGAGGCCATGGAACGGGCCAAGCAGCAGCAATAATGACGACACCCCCACACCAACCGGCGGCCCAACGCTCGCGCCGTATATCATGCTGCGGCCTTTAGCCCGCGTCCCGACGTTCCGTTCGGTCGTGAACCGCGACTGGCGTACGCTGTGGATGGCGGGCCACCTCTGGCACCTGGCGTTCTGGATGGACCTCATCGTCCTGGGTTGGCTGGTGCTGGAGCTGACCGACTCGCCGCTGCTGGTGGCGCTGGTGGGCACCTTTCGGCTCATCCCGCTGGGCGTTCTCGGCCCCATCGCTGGATCCGTAGGCGACCGGCTCTCCAAGAGGCGGATGCTGCTCTTCGCTCAGTCCATCAACATTACGGCCACGGTGGGCTTCACCCTCGTGCTGCTGGCGGGCCGGGAGCAGGTATGGCTGGTGTACACGGCAGCCATGCTGACCGGTACGGCATGGGCGATCGACTTCCCGGTGCGCCGGGCATTCATTCGCGACCTGCTTCCCGGCAGGTTCGTGGTGAACGCGATGGCCATCGACGCTGCGTCGCTGACGGGCATGCAGATGGTCGGGCGATGGATCGGCGGGGGCATTCTCGCCATCGCGGACCCGACGGCCGCCTACGGCTTCCTGTCCCTGGGCTACCGGGTGGGGTTTGCCGCGCTGCTCCGCGTACCGGAAAGCGCACATGGCCGAGTGCCCGCGCCGCCCGCCGGCAACCCTCTCGTCGCCGTGGCCAAGGACTTGGCGTCCGGGCTTGTGTACGTGCTGCGCAACCCCGTGTTGCGCAACGTCTTCCTGGTCACCGTGGCCATCAACCTCTTCATCGCGCCATACCTGCAGATCACACCGGTCTTCGCACGCGACGTCTTCGGCGTGGGACCGGCGCTGCTCGGCATCGTGAGCGGCATGGATGGCTTGGGCGCGCTGATCGGCACGATGGTCGTGGCGAGCATGGTGGGGTTGAAGCGGTTGGGGCGCCTCTTCATTGGCGGGTGCCTGCTGCTCGGATTCTCTGTCGCCGTGTTCAGCCAAGTTCCGGCGGTCGAGCTTGCTATACCGGTGATGATTGTCGTGGGCTTTGGCGTGTCGGGCTTCGTGACGATGCAAACGACGATATCCGTGCTGCACGCGAGCCCCGAGATGCGCGGCCGCGCGATGGGGGCGGTCGCGCTCGGCATCGGCGGGATGCCCATTGGCATGGCGCTGCTGGGGTCGCTCGCCGAGGCCTATGGCGCGCCGATGGCCCTGGGCATGACGGCGTCGACCGGGCTCCTGCTGATTCTGGCTGTCGCGATCTTCCAGCCCGCGCTCCGCCGCGCGCAGTAGCGGCGCATACCAGCGGGCGACGCGGCCCGCGCACCCTTCCGTGCTATGCTGGATACGTGCGCCCACCGTCGGCAACGGGACGCGAGGAGACTGACGCCGTGCCGCTTGAGACCAACATCGCCACGCTCATGCAGGAGCGGCTGCCGCCGCCGCTGCTTGCCGCGCTGCGCGCCGCCGGCGAGGTCGGCGAGCCGCACGGCTTCCGCGTCTTCCTCGTCGGCGGCATGGTGCGCGACCTGCTCGCGGAGCGCCCCCCCGGCGACCCGGACCTGATGGTGCAGGGGCCGACGCTCTCCATGAACGCGGCGGCGGCATTCGCCGTCGTGCTTGCGAGCGCGCTGGACGGCAGCATCGGAAGGCCGTCGCTGTTCGGCACCATCAAGCTTGAGGTGGACGATCTGGCCGTTGACGTCGCGACGGCCCGCACGGAGACCTACGCGCACCCGGGGGCGCTGCCGACCGTCAGCCCAGCGCCGGTTGAGGCTGACCTTGCGCGGCGGGACTTCACGGTGAACGCCATCGCGGTAGACCTCGCCCCTGCGCGGTTCGGCCGGACGCTGGACCCGCACGGCGGCTTCGGCGACCTGCGCCGCGGCGCGCTCGCCGTGCTGCACGACGGGAGCTTCGCCGACGACCCCACGCGGGCTTTTCGCGCCGCCCGCTACGAGGCCCGCCTCGGCCTGCGCATGACGCCCGCGACCGAGGCGGCGCTGCGGCGGGACATAGGCCACGTTGACGCCCTCAGCGGCGACCGGGTCCGCCACGAGATGGAGCGCGTATTCGCGGAGCGTGAGCCGGAGACGGCCCTCGCCCGCGCGGACGAGCTCGGCCTGCTGGAGGCGGCGATGCCGGGGCTCTCGTGGAGCGCGGCCCTGAGCGATGCGGCCCCGGCAGTGCGGGAGGCAGAGCCGTCCCTTCGGACAGCGGGTCCGACGGGGTGCCTCGCGCTGCTGGCGTCGCCGCTCTCGCACGATGACGCCGAGCAGCTCATCGAGCGGCTGAACGCGCCGAGGCCGTGGGCAAAGGTCATCGAGGACACTGCCCTGGTATGGGAGCAGCTTCCGTATATCGCGCCGGCGGGCGTTGCGCCCTCCGTCGTCTACGACATGCTGGAGGGGGCGTCGCCGGAGGCCGTGCTCGCGTGGGCCGCGCTCTCAAAGGGCGCCGTCGCAGCCCGCCTGCGCGACTACTACGACAACCTCCGGCACGTTCAACCGTTCCTGGGCGGAGACGACCTGCTGTCGCTCGGCGTACCGCAGGGGCCGCTGGTCGGCGAGCTGCTGCGGGAGCTGCTGAACGCGCGCCTCGACGGGCTCGCCGCCACGCGCGAGGACGAGGAGGCGCTGGTGCTGCGGCGCTTGTCATCGCGGGTAGAATGAAGGCTATCACTCCATCCTGAAAGGAATGCGCAATGCCAAAGGAAGCGTATGTCTACACCTGGAAGCGCTGAACCACCTGCCGCAAGGTGAGAGAGGTTCTCTCACAGGCAGGCGTGGAGGTCACAGAGCGTGACTTCTTTGAGGATCGGCTGTCCGAGGACGAGATTCGCGCGCTGGCGTCGGCGTCCTCGGCGACGGCTATGTTCTCGGCGAAAAGCCCCACGGTGAAGAAGCTGGGGCTCGACCCCGCGGCGCTGAGCGACGACGAGAAGGTGCAGCTCATGTCGGGCGAGCCGCGCCTCATCCGCCGGCCCATCGTCGTCATCGACGGCGTCACGTACCCCGGCGCGACGGTGAAGTCGCTGGCGGGGGTGCTGGGCGGCTAACTCTCGAATCGCCCCTACGACTCAGCCTCCCCCTTCGTACGCGCTGTCTCACGGCGGCGGAAGAAGAGGTATTGCTGCGCGTAGCCCGCGTACGGCCCGAATGCCTCGCGCGTCCATGCCCAAAGATCGCGGTAGCTGAGGCGCCGGCCGTCGAGATACCAGTCTTCCAATGCGCGCCGCACCCAGCGGTCGATGGGCGCCGCGTCCAGTTGGTCCAGCGCGAAGAGGAGGACGCAGTCGGCGACCTTCTCGCCGACGCCGCGCAACGCCACCAGCGCGGCCTTCGCGTCCTCGTACGGCACGGCGCGGAGCGCGTGGAGGTCCACGCCGCCCGCGGCGACGGCCTCCGCCGTGGGCGCGACGTACTTCGCCCGGTAGCCGAGGCCAAGCTCGCGCAGGCGCGTCTCGCCCGCCGAGGCCAGCGCGGACGGCGTCGGGAACGCGCGGCGGGTCAGGGCGCCGAGCGTCACGGACTCCCCCAGCGTGTCCGCCAGCGTCTCCTGCATTTTCGCGATGCGCGGGATGTTGGAGTTCTGCGAGCAGATGAAGGCGATGAGGCACTCCCACGGGTCCTGCCGCAGGATGCGCAGCCCCCAGTGCTGGTGCACGGCCGCCGACAGCCGCTCGTCCTCGCAGAGATGCGCGTAGATGGCGGGGAGGTCGTCGTCGAGGCGGAAGTAGTCGCGGACGGCGCGGACGGCGTCGGGGTGCGCGTCGGGGTCGAAGGTGACGCGGAGGCCGTCGGCGTCACGCTCCAGCGTCAGCAGCCGGCCCTCGATGAAACCGCTCCAGACGCCGCCGTCGTTGTGCCAGCGAAAGGCCTGGCCGCTCTCCAGCGTCAGCGGCAGGTCAAGCGGCTGGTCGACGGCGACGTGTGCGGCGGCGAGTGCGGTGGTCATCGGCAACAGTATACGGCGGCGGGCTAGCTCTTGCCCGCCGAGAGCCACCGCCGCACGATGTCCGGCATGTCTCGAAGCTGGGGTTGCTCCACCGTGCACTCCGGGAGCGAGCGCATGAAGAGGCTGCCGTAGGAGCGCGCGGTGAGCCGCCTGTCGAGGACGGCGACGACGCCGCGGTCGCTGGCCGTGCGGATGAGGCGCCCGAAGCCCTGCCGGAAGCGCAGGACCGCCTGCGGGACGGCGTACTCCTTGAATGCGTCCTCGTACTCCTCCGAGCGGGCGGCGAAGACGGGCTCCGTCGGGACGTCGAACGGCAGGCGGGTGAGGGCGAGCACGGTGAGCGCGTCGCCGGCGAGGTCTACGCCCTCCCAGAAGCTGGCGGTGCCGAGCAGCAGCGCCTTGGGGTTGCCGAGGAACTCCTCGAGGAGCGTGGCGGGCGCGCCGTCGACGCCCTGAGCCAGGACGCGGATGTCCTCGCCTTCCAGCGCGGTCCGTGCCATCTCTGCCGCCGTCCGCAGCGCCGCGTGCGACGTGAACAGCGCCATTGTGTGCCCGCCTGCGGCCCTCGCCAGCTCCGAGACCGTTCGCGCGATGGTGGCGGCGTAGCCGGGGCTGTTCGGCTCCGGCATGTCCCTGGGGATGCACACCAGCGCGGACTGCGGGTAGTTGAAGGGCGATCCCAGCAGCAGCTCCTGGGCTTCGCGCAGGCCCAGCCGCTCCCGCAGCGGCTCGAAGCTCTCCGCCACCGTCAACGTGGCGCTCGTCAGGATGACGCTCTCGCGGCGCTCGAAAAGCTGCTCCCAGAGGGTTTCGCCGACGTGGAGCGGCGCGATGCAGAGGGCGACGTTGCTGAGCTGCGTGCCCTCGACCCAGAAGATGCTTTCGGCGTCCTGCTGGTACATGAACCGGTCGGCGTTGACGCGGAGCTCGATGAGCGAACCCTCCCGCGTCGCCAGCTCCGAGCGGATGGTGTCGTAGTCCGTGACGTCGTTCTCATCCAGCCCGTCGAGGGAGGCGTAGAAGGAGTTGAGCGTCCGCAGCAGGTCGCTGAGGGCGCTGCTCGGGTTCTCCCACGCCACCTCCAGCGCGGCCCAGTCCGGCTGCGCGCGGACGGCAGAGGTGACGCGGAGCGGGTTCTGCTGGCCCTGGACACCCTCGTTGCGGGCCTGCACGTATCGGATGAGACGCGGGAAGAACTCGTCGAGACGATCGCGCGCACGGCCCGCCGCCTGCACGACCTGCTCGGCGGCGTCGGCGGTGGCCTGCCGCCGGGACTGTGCGGCGGGCGACATGCGGAAGGCATTCACCGTCTCCATTACCAGCCCGCGCGGGTTCGCGAGCTCGTCAAGCAGCTCGGCCGCCTGCGCGTGGGCGACGCGGATGCTGAGCTGGCTGGTGGCCTCCGCCTCCAGGTGCTGCGCCTCGTCGACGATGAGGTAGTCGTAGTCGGGGATAAGGCCACCGCCCCTCGCGATGTCCGCCAGCAGCAGCGAGTGGTTCACGATGAGAATGGACGCGGCCTCTGCGCGGTCGCGGGCGGCGCGGAGGAAGCAGGCGCCCTCGCCCGCGGGGCACAGCCAGCTCCCCTGGGCGTTCAGCCGGTCCCAGACATTGTTGTCGGGGCGGGCCATGCGCAGGTCGGCGCGGTCGCCCGTCGCGGTATCCTGCAGCCACGTCGTCAGCTTGCCGAGGAAGCGGGCCTCGTCCACCGTCAGCGTCTGCGACGCCCGCATGTGCGACCATCGCCGCAGGCAGAGGTAGTTGGCGCGGCCCTTGAGCGTGGTGAAGCGCAGGCCGGCCGCGCCCGTGAGGCCCGCGGCCTCCAGGGTCTTCGCGGCGGTCTCGACGTCCTTGCCCGCTAGCTGCTCCTGCAGGCTGATGGTGTTGGTGGAGACGACGACGCGCGTGTTGTTGCGCAGGGCGAAGGCCGCCGCCGGAAGGAGGTAGGCCATGCTCTTGCCGACACCCGTGCCCGCCTCCACGATGAGGTGATGGCCCTCCTCGAAAG from Chloroflexota bacterium includes the following:
- a CDS encoding DNA glycosylase, with the protein product MTTALAAAHVAVDQPLDLPLTLESGQAFRWHNDGGVWSGFIEGRLLTLERDADGLRVTFDPDAHPDAVRAVRDYFRLDDDLPAIYAHLCEDERLSAAVHQHWGLRILRQDPWECLIAFICSQNSNIPRIAKMQETLADTLGESVTLGALTRRAFPTPSALASAGETRLRELGLGYRAKYVAPTAEAVAAGGVDLHALRAVPYEDAKAALVALRGVGEKVADCVLLFALDQLDAAPIDRWVRRALEDWYLDGRRLSYRDLWAWTREAFGPYAGYAQQYLFFRRRETARTKGEAES
- a CDS encoding SDR family oxidoreductase, whose translation is MPERPPRLEGKVAVVTGGGSIAEGIGNGKATSVLFAREGAKVLVVDIIEEAAQDTVNMIEEEGGVASVFVADVTNSDDCYAMCRAAVDRYGRLDILVNNVGISSRGDVLSLDIEEWDQVMDVNVKSIVLASRAAIPHMIKSGGGAITNLSSIAGLRAHSPLAYSVSKTAIIGITQTMASDHGRDLIRVNAIAPGQVYTPRMEMRMTESLRGLRVETAPLGTEGTAWDIGYANLYLASDEARWVTGVTLSVDAGLAVTTPATQNRERSEAMERAKQQQ
- a CDS encoding MFS transporter, whose protein sequence is MLRPLARVPTFRSVVNRDWRTLWMAGHLWHLAFWMDLIVLGWLVLELTDSPLLVALVGTFRLIPLGVLGPIAGSVGDRLSKRRMLLFAQSINITATVGFTLVLLAGREQVWLVYTAAMLTGTAWAIDFPVRRAFIRDLLPGRFVVNAMAIDAASLTGMQMVGRWIGGGILAIADPTAAYGFLSLGYRVGFAALLRVPESAHGRVPAPPAGNPLVAVAKDLASGLVYVLRNPVLRNVFLVTVAINLFIAPYLQITPVFARDVFGVGPALLGIVSGMDGLGALIGTMVVASMVGLKRLGRLFIGGCLLLGFSVAVFSQVPAVELAIPVMIVVGFGVSGFVTMQTTISVLHASPEMRGRAMGAVALGIGGMPIGMALLGSLAEAYGAPMALGMTASTGLLLILAVAIFQPALRRAQ
- a CDS encoding exonuclease domain-containing protein, producing MTLLSTDELSLHDVFVCLDLETTGLDPELETIIEVGAVKFCRGETVETLSELANPKRKLSPFIQRLTGIKQAEVDAAQPFSAIAGRVRDFVGDAPIIGHNVSFDIGFLAKAGVRFPGPVWDTRDIASMLLPSGNYALNMLARSLGIRSWNAHRALDDAVATQQVFERLVDIALESDPGVVVELARLARAASWPLAPLLNAVSSEQAARGNARTSVLGGVDTVALERRIRPARRTAAAEPLTNDSLPDDAADMAAALVGPGGALASVARRFEHRVEQEQMLRAVSQAFEEGHHLIVEAGTGVGKSMAYLLPAAAFALRNNTRVVVSTNTISLQEQLAGKDVETAAKTLEAAGLTGAAGLRFTTLKGRANYLCLRRWSHMRASQTLTVDEARFLGKLTTWLQDTATGDRADLRMARPDNNVWDRLNAQGSWLCPAGEGACFLRAARDRAEAASILIVNHSLLLADIARGGGLIPDYDYLIVDEAQHLEAEATSQLSIRVAHAQAAELLDELANPRGLVMETVNAFRMSPAAQSRRQATADAAEQVVQAAGRARDRLDEFFPRLIRYVQARNEGVQGQQNPLRVTSAVRAQPDWAALEVAWENPSSALSDLLRTLNSFYASLDGLDENDVTDYDTIRSELATREGSLIELRVNADRFMYQQDAESIFWVEGTQLSNVALCIAPLHVGETLWEQLFERRESVILTSATLTVAESFEPLRERLGLREAQELLLGSPFNYPQSALVCIPRDMPEPNSPGYAATIARTVSELARAAGGHTMALFTSHAALRTAAEMARTALEGEDIRVLAQGVDGAPATLLEEFLGNPKALLLGTASFWEGVDLAGDALTVLALTRLPFDVPTEPVFAARSEEYEDAFKEYAVPQAVLRFRQGFGRLIRTASDRGVVAVLDRRLTARSYGSLFMRSLPECTVEQPQLRDMPDIVRRWLSAGKS